In Jeotgalibaca arthritidis, a single genomic region encodes these proteins:
- the pflA gene encoding pyruvate formate-lyase-activating protein: protein MTNALTGFVHSTESFGSVDGPGIRFIVFMQGCRMRCEFCHNPDTWNMGGGNEMTTDDVLEMALQYREFWGEKGGITISGGEPLLQIDFIIELFQKAKAQGINTTIDTCGQPFTYDEPFFGRFEELMKVTDLLLMDIKHIDSQKHKELTMWRNESIIDMTQYLSKIGQPIWVRHVLIPERTDYDHYLKELGDYIATLENVQKVEILPYHKMGIYKYQALGIPYKLEGIDPPTAERVENARKLLRCDEYKGYLKAN from the coding sequence ATGACTAACGCACTAACAGGATTTGTTCACTCAACTGAAAGTTTCGGATCGGTTGACGGACCTGGTATTCGTTTTATTGTTTTTATGCAAGGTTGTCGCATGCGATGCGAATTTTGCCATAATCCAGACACATGGAATATGGGTGGCGGAAATGAAATGACAACAGATGACGTATTAGAAATGGCATTACAATATAGAGAGTTTTGGGGAGAAAAGGGTGGTATTACCATTAGTGGTGGTGAACCATTATTACAGATTGACTTTATTATTGAACTCTTCCAAAAAGCAAAAGCACAAGGCATTAATACAACGATTGACACGTGTGGCCAACCGTTTACCTATGATGAACCATTCTTCGGTCGCTTTGAAGAGTTAATGAAGGTTACTGACCTATTATTAATGGATATTAAACACATCGATAGCCAAAAACATAAAGAACTAACCATGTGGCGTAATGAGAGCATCATTGATATGACCCAATATTTATCAAAAATCGGCCAGCCGATTTGGGTTCGTCACGTTTTAATTCCAGAGCGAACTGACTATGACCATTATTTGAAAGAATTAGGCGACTATATTGCCACTTTGGAAAATGTTCAAAAAGTAGAGATTCTTCCATACCATAAAATGGGGATCTATAAATACCAAGCCTTAGGTATTCCTTATAAATTAGAAGGCATTGATCCTCCAACAGCAGAACGTGTGGAGAATGCTCGGAAATTATTACGCTGTGATGAGTATAAAGGTTACTTAAAAGCAAATTAA